The Doryrhamphus excisus isolate RoL2022-K1 chromosome 1, RoL_Dexc_1.0, whole genome shotgun sequence genome includes a window with the following:
- the nfatc4 gene encoding nuclear factor of activated T-cells, cytoplasmic 4 — MGAAPGSGWEEGEFEFKLVFEEDPPRPGRGTSPVHSSIPEKGSIGRERSDVKPADSSGSGGGGRGHLAATHAGHSIRIPSPPPSDNQRAGMHSPPPRRVMVKEFSGTYESLPARSVQVSESRVVECPSIQITTISPEDDRAPSISWDMDGGGRWDRERLYLPLLDPFTYRDRCPGSLSPSPASSPSSRGWLSPASSCDSLLVEEEELNEAALHFGLSPSSRPTSPGGKKRRNSPLASPCSSRRASYSEELQGGILEGEDSGLTSQVPVNNCELSIPQKTRKTSVEQLSPREVDKESPASSSSCLPPETQQTRREPPTMGMDYLSVPPAVAWGRTRASAHSPLFRSNALPPLDWPLPSQFDQYELRIEVQPRPHHRAHYETEGSRGAVKAVPTGHPVVKLSGYTERKPLSLQVFVGTADDRSIRPHPFYQIHRVTGKMVGTTSHESIQTGTKLLDIPLNPENHMTALIDCAGILKLRNSDIELRKGETDVGRKNTRVRLVFRTHLPLVPPAAPPGRVLALQVASLPIECSQRSAQELPVIESVSLTSCSVEGGEELLLSGTNFMPISRVFFMERGTDGKLQWEQEAHVDRDNSNECLLRMRVPPYCDLSVSRPVSVSLYVSNGKRKRSSTHCFKYLPIMFQEEDPLLSRPLALPQSRMNSGLHVRGNPTTDGQAGLGLGFHLPPYPSTYSPPCPGLAYQEEYAAEAAADDPGGSCPTMSEHHPNFENLELGFTELLPPLYPRGPQPPSPSPWLDSPYLSSSPSPSHSSSLSPFPASSPISTSPLPPVPTPPYLQYSGYTQEMCPSPPTHLNPYQDMCSAPQYENWDTPRRVQGIGHEDERDAKIQECPLEFSSSAHMHPITFEEVTEYIGQDLQSYQAASHMDSKQPH; from the exons GTCACCTTGCTGCCACCCATGCGGGCCACTCCATCCGCATCCCCAGCCCCCCGCCTTCAGACAATCAGAGAGCCGGGATGCATTCCCCGCCTCCACGAAGAGTGATGGTCAAGGAGTTCAGCGGAACCTACGAGAGCCTGCCGGCGCGCTCAGTTCAG GTTTCAGAGTCCCGAGTAGTGGAGTGTCCCAGCATTCAGATCACCACCATCTCCCCCGAGGACGACCGGGCACCCTCCATTTCCTGGGACATGGATGGCGGGGGCAGGTGGGATAGAGAACGCCTCTATCTACCTTTGCTGGACCCCTTCACCTACAGAGACAGATGCCCTGGCTCGCTTAGCCCCAGCCCCGCCTCCAGCCCCTCCTCCCGCGGCTGGCTCAGTCCGGCTTCCAGCTGTGACTCCCtgctggtggaggaggaggagctcaaTGAGGCCGCCCTCCATTTCGGCCTCTCGCCGTCCTCCAGGCCGACTTCACCGGGCGGTAAGAAGCGTAGGAACTCGCCCCTCGCATCTCCATGCTCCTCCCGTAGGGCAAGTTATTCTGAGGAGCTGCAGGGGGGCATCCTGGAGGGTGAAGACTCAGGCCTTACATCACAAGTACCGGTCAACAACTGTGAGCTCAGCATCCCACAGAAAACCAGGAAGACGTCTGTGGAGCAG TTATCTCCAAGGGAGGTGGATAAGGAGTCCCCGGCTTCCAGCTCCTCCTGCCTGCCTCCAGAGACCCAACAGACCAGGAGAGAACCCCCCACGATGGGTATGGACTACCTTTCGGTGCCCCCTGCTGTGGCTTGGGGTCGGACACGAGCCAGCGCCCACAGTCCTCTGTTCAG GTCCAACGCCCTGCCGCCACTCGACTGGCCCCTACCGTCCCAGTTTGACCAGTATGAGCTGCGTATTGAGGTGCAGCCCCGTCCCCACCACCGGGCCCACTACGAGACTGAGGGGAGCCGGGGAGCTGTCAAAGCCGTTCCGACGGGACATCCTGTCGTGAAG CTGAGCGGATACACGGAGAGGAAACCGCTTTCCCTTCAGGTTTTTGTCGGAACTGCAGACGACCGATCCATCAGGCCACATCCTTTCTATCAGATACACAG GGTGACTGGAAAAATGGTGGGCACCACAAGTCACGAGAGCATCCAGACGGGGACCAAACTTCTGGACATCCCTCTTAACCCGGAGAACCACATGACCGCACT CATTGACTGTGCCGGGATTCTCAAGCTGAGGAACTCGGACATTGAGCTGAGGAAAGGTGAAACCGACGTTGGGAGGAAAAACACACGCGTCCGCTTGGTCTTCCGCACTCATCTTCCGTTGGTGCCGCCTGCTGCCCCCCCTGGTCGGGTCCTGGCTCTGCAAGTGGCCTCGCTGCCCATTGAATGTT CCCAGCGGTCAGCGCAGGAGCTTCCTGTCATTGAGTCTGTCAGCCTCACATCGTGTTCGGTGGAGGGCGGCGAGGAGCTGCTGCTGAGCGGCACCAACTTCATGCCAATCTCCAGGGTTTTTTTCATGGAGAGAGGTACCG ACGGTAAACTTCAGTGGGAGCAGGAGGCCCATGTGGATCGTGATAACAGCAACGAG TGTTTGCTGCGTATGAGGGTCCCGCCTTACTGCGACCTGTCCGTCAGTCGTCCAGTGTCGGTCAGTCTTTACGTGTCCAACGGGAAGAGGAAACGGAGCAGCACTCATTGCTTCAAATATCTCCCCA TCATGTTCCAGGAGGAGGACCCCCTGCTGTCCCGGCCCTTGGCCCTGCCTCAGTCCAGAATGAACAGCGGCCTCCATGTGAGGGGTAACCCCACGACAGATGGCCAGGCGGGCCTTGGCCTCGGCTTCCACCTACCCCCCTACCCCTCCACCTACTCTCCCCCATGCCCAGGCCTAGCCTACCAGGAGGAGTATGCCGCTGAAGCGGCGGCGGATGATCCCGGCGGGTCGTGCCCCACCATGTCCGAGCATCATCCCAACTTTGAGAACCTCGAGTTGGGTTTTACCGAGCTCCTCCCCCCTCTGTACCCCCGCGGTCCTCAACCTCCATCCCCTTCCCCCTGGCTGGACTCCCCCTACCTGTCCTCCTCCCCTTCTCCCTCCCACTCCTCCTCTCTAAGTCCGTTCCCAGCCAGCAGCCCCATCTCCACCTCGCCTCTGCCTCCGGTCCCCACCCCCCCGTACCTGCAGTACTCTGGTTATACTCAGGAGATGTGTCCCTCCCCTCCCACTCACCTGAACCCCTACCAAGACATGTGTTCAGCACCCCAGTATGAGAATTGGGACACCCCAAGGAGGGTGCAGGGCATTGGTCACGAGGATGAGAGGGATGCCAAAATTCAGGAATGTCCTCTGGAGTTCAGCAGCTCCGCCCACATGCACCCTATCACTTTTGAGGAAG TGACGGAGTACATTGGGCAAGACTTGCAGTCCTACCAGGCCGCCTCCCATATGGACAGCAAGCAGCCACACTGA
- the LOC131127052 gene encoding leukotriene B4 receptor 1-like — MNFSATLERPVAGDTSPEDDSVVSNDFTTTVGALILGLVFLLGVPGNLFIVWSILARARRRSVTTLLILNLACADGFLMALTIFFIVYLAKQSWVFGTAMCKGLFYLCNVNMYASIFLITLMSVHRLVVVVLPRRISARLSRKAVRHVIVGMWLLVAAIALPSLIFRDVREDKDERNNTRLVCAPNHTLPTYVRFQYSFETVVGFILPYAIITTSYVLILRRLRETRFRRKVRSENLILAIVVMFCLFWLPYHVINMIQVAAEWYKEGSPTRETLENIYQLSRAVTSALAFISSCANPVLYTFAGKSYIRKNGLAFMARLFEGTSMDQTVNKRSRAANKGNIDLSNVDSSMASSGAQNGT, encoded by the exons ATGAATTTTAGCGCCACCTTGGAGAGGCCCGTGGCCGGAGACACGAGCCCCGAAGACGACAGCGTGGTGAGCAATGACTTCACCACCACGGTGGGCGCTCTCATCCTGGGCCTGGTCTTCCTGCTGGGCGTCCCCGGCAACCTGTTCATCGTGTGGAGCATCCTGGCCCGCGCCCGCCGCCGCTCCGTCACCACCCTGCTCATCCTCAACCTGGCGTGCGCCGACGGCTTCCTCATGGCGCTCACCATCTTCTTCATCGTCTACCTGGCCAAGCAGTCGTGGGTGTTCGGCACAGCCATGTGCAAGGGTCTCTTCTACTTGTGCAACGTCAACATGTACGCCTCCATCTTCCTCATCACGCTGATGAGCGTGCACcggctggtggtggtggtcctgCCCAGGAGGATCTCGGCCAGGCTCAGTAGGAAGGCGGTCAGGCACGTTATCGTGGGCATGTGGCTGCTGGTGGCCGCCATCGCCCTGCCCTCGTTGATCTTCAGGGATGTGAGGGAAGACAAAGATGAGAGGAATAATACCAGGCTGGTGTGTGCGCCCAACCACACGCTGCCGACCTAT GTGAGGTTTCAGTATTCCTTTGAGACGGTGGTGGGCTTCATCCTACCTTACGCCATCATCACAACCAGCTACGTCCTCATCCTCAGACGCCTACGGGAGACCAGGTTCCGCCGGAAGGTGCGCAGCGAGAACCTCATCCTGGCCATTGTGGTCATGTTCTGTCTTTTCTGGCTGCCCTATCACGTCATCAACATGATTCAG GTGGCAGCCGAGTGGTACAAGGAGGGATCACCCACACGAGAAAC ATTGGAGAACATTTACCAGTTGAGTCGTGCGGTTACGTCGGCTCTGGCCTTCATCAGCAGCTGTGCCAACCCTGTCCTGTACACCTTCGCCGGAAAGTCCTACATCAGAAAGAACGGCCTGGCCTTCATGGCACGTCTCTTTGAGGGAACATCGATGGACCAGACTGTCAACAAAAGAAGCCGGGCGGCCAACAAAGGCAATATCGACCTCTCCAATGTGGACTCCAGCATGGCTTCATCGGGAGCACAAAATGGGACATGA